A genome region from Hypnocyclicus thermotrophus includes the following:
- a CDS encoding ribose-phosphate diphosphokinase, producing MRTNDVKVFSGSSNKELATKIAHELGIELGDAKVVRFKDGEVYVKLNETVRGDTVLVVQSTSEPVNENLMELLVFIDALKRASAKEIIAVMPYYGYARQDRKASPREPITAKLVANLLTTAGATRVITMDLHAQQIQGFFDIPVDHMKALPILAKYFLDKGFTGDDIVVVSPDVGGVKRARGLASWLDCKIAIIDKRRPKPNESEVMNIIGEIDGKIAIFIDDMIDTAGTITNGAQAVMDRGAKEVYACCTHAVFSGPAIDRLQESPLKEVVISDSIQLSEDKRIDKVTILSVSKLFSEGIRRVINNESLSSLFVKQK from the coding sequence ATGAGGACTAATGATGTTAAAGTTTTTTCCGGTAGCTCAAACAAAGAATTAGCTACTAAAATAGCACATGAGTTAGGGATTGAGCTTGGTGATGCAAAAGTAGTCAGATTTAAGGATGGAGAAGTTTATGTTAAACTAAATGAAACTGTAAGGGGGGATACTGTTTTAGTAGTTCAATCAACCTCAGAACCTGTAAATGAAAATCTTATGGAGCTTCTTGTATTTATTGATGCATTAAAGAGAGCATCTGCAAAAGAGATTATAGCTGTTATGCCTTACTATGGATATGCTAGACAAGATAGAAAAGCTAGTCCAAGAGAACCAATTACAGCAAAATTAGTAGCAAATTTATTAACTACAGCTGGAGCAACTAGAGTAATAACTATGGATTTACATGCACAACAAATTCAAGGATTTTTTGATATACCAGTAGATCATATGAAAGCATTACCGATTTTAGCAAAATATTTTTTAGATAAAGGATTTACAGGCGATGATATAGTAGTAGTATCACCTGATGTAGGCGGAGTTAAAAGAGCAAGAGGACTTGCGAGCTGGCTTGATTGTAAAATAGCAATTATCGATAAAAGAAGGCCAAAACCAAATGAATCAGAAGTAATGAATATTATAGGAGAAATAGATGGTAAAATAGCTATTTTTATAGATGATATGATTGATACAGCAGGAACAATTACAAATGGGGCTCAAGCAGTAATGGATAGAGGAGCAAAAGAAGTATACGCTTGTTGTACACATGCTGTATTTTCAGGACCTGCTATTGATAGACTTCAAGAATCACCATTAAAAGAAGTAGTGATTTCTGATAGTATTCAACTTTCAGAAGATAAAAGAATTGATAAAGTGACAATATTATCTGTATCAAAATTGTTCTCTGAAGGGATAAGAAGAGTAATAAATAATGAATCATTAAGTTCTTTATTTGTAAAACAAAAATAA
- a CDS encoding GspE/PulE family protein, translated as MLTSKEIMQIEIDRKTLRILEEKTIHENKVFPIKLTDKELILAMVDPSDIKIMMKIKSMLRKMVTPVAISEEEFFLLTTKYFGIGSGMFTNTDKVVTFTKEFDISDNEENAEIIKFVNKLLLDAYKRGATDIHIEPIKNDILLRYRIDGMLHNVPVPPSIKNVYAAVVSRIKIMSDLDIAEKRLPQDGRIGIKIGKENQELRVSVIPTVNGESIVIRILANQQNEMNLEYLGMREDVLKEFRKLVHKPNGIILVTGPTGSGKSTTLFSAIKELNDGQKKIITIEDPVEYKMDGVSQIQVKSEIGFSFAEGLRAVLRHDPDIIMVGEIRDKETAEIAIRSSLTGHLVFATLHTNDAISSITRLIDMGIEPYLITSSLIGVLAQRLVRRICPYCKTEKVLDNGEVYWHGEGCEYCFHTGYKGRTSIHELYLINDQTKKDILNEKSNFEIRENLLKNGWVDLKKDGEEKVKQGITTIEEIYRVAW; from the coding sequence ATGTTGACAAGTAAAGAGATAATGCAAATAGAAATAGATAGAAAAACATTGAGAATATTAGAAGAAAAAACAATACATGAAAATAAAGTATTTCCAATAAAATTAACTGATAAAGAATTAATATTAGCAATGGTTGATCCAAGTGATATTAAAATAATGATGAAAATTAAATCTATGCTTAGAAAGATGGTAACACCAGTAGCGATTAGCGAAGAAGAATTTTTTTTATTGACAACTAAATATTTTGGAATAGGTTCAGGAATGTTTACAAATACAGATAAAGTTGTGACCTTTACAAAGGAATTTGACATTTCTGATAATGAAGAAAATGCAGAAATAATAAAATTTGTAAATAAATTATTATTAGATGCATATAAAAGAGGGGCAACAGATATTCATATAGAACCTATAAAAAATGATATTTTATTAAGATATCGAATTGATGGAATGCTTCATAATGTACCGGTACCTCCTTCAATAAAAAATGTTTATGCAGCGGTAGTATCAAGAATAAAAATAATGTCAGATCTGGATATAGCAGAAAAAAGACTTCCACAAGATGGAAGAATAGGTATAAAAATAGGAAAAGAAAATCAGGAATTAAGAGTTTCAGTTATACCTACTGTAAATGGTGAAAGTATAGTTATAAGAATACTTGCAAATCAACAAAATGAAATGAATTTAGAATATCTTGGGATGAGAGAAGATGTTTTAAAAGAATTTAGAAAGCTTGTACATAAACCAAATGGAATAATATTAGTGACGGGACCAACAGGAAGTGGAAAATCAACGACACTTTTCTCTGCGATAAAAGAATTAAATGATGGGCAAAAAAAAATAATAACTATAGAAGATCCAGTAGAATATAAGATGGATGGTGTATCTCAAATACAGGTAAAGTCAGAAATAGGTTTTTCTTTTGCAGAAGGATTAAGAGCAGTACTTAGACATGATCCAGATATAATAATGGTAGGTGAAATAAGAGATAAAGAAACAGCAGAAATAGCAATAAGATCTTCTCTTACAGGGCATTTAGTATTTGCTACACTTCATACAAATGATGCAATAAGTTCGATAACAAGGCTTATTGATATGGGGATAGAGCCTTATTTAATAACATCTTCACTTATAGGAGTTTTAGCCCAAAGATTAGTAAGAAGAATATGTCCGTATTGTAAAACAGAAAAAGTTTTAGATAACGGCGAGGTTTACTGGCACGGAGAAGGATGTGAATATTGTTTTCATACGGGATATAAAGGACGAACAAGTATACATGAACTCTATTTAATAAATGATCAAACGAAAAAAGATATTTTAAACGAAAAAAGTAATTTTGAAATTAGAGAAAATTTATTAAAAAATGGTTGGGTTGATTTAAAAAAAGATGGTGAAGAAAAAGTTAAGCAAGGAATAACAACGATAGAAGAAATATATAGAGTAGCTTGGTAG
- the galT gene encoding galactose-1-phosphate uridylyltransferase, translating into MSELRKDPVSKRWVIFSPERAYRPNDYKVKKEKKEKEEDKYCPFCSGNEKKSGDEILAYPKTANREPNSPNWWIRVLENKYPALTPQQNLEKKGVGIYDRMNGLGRHEIIVETEDHKRCISDLTNIEVEKIIWAYRDRYIDISQEKEIKHILIFKNYGERAGASLEHSHSQLIATPVVPKRVETEIKGAKDYYKFRDRCVYCDILSQEQLDKERIIEENEEFVAFNFFAGKVPYETWIVPKKHSAFFSTITKKQIGSLAKILKNVITRIKRALGDVDYNMVVHTSPINIHENTEDVFHWHLEIMPKLTRIAGFEWGTGFYINPVLPEDAAKTLREIKLDE; encoded by the coding sequence ATGTCTGAATTAAGAAAAGATCCTGTAAGTAAAAGATGGGTTATTTTTTCACCAGAAAGAGCCTACAGACCAAATGATTATAAAGTAAAAAAAGAAAAAAAAGAAAAGGAAGAAGATAAATATTGTCCTTTTTGTTCAGGGAATGAAAAAAAATCAGGGGATGAAATATTAGCTTATCCTAAAACAGCTAATAGAGAGCCAAATTCACCAAATTGGTGGATAAGAGTATTAGAAAATAAGTATCCAGCACTTACTCCTCAACAAAATTTAGAAAAAAAAGGAGTAGGTATTTATGATAGGATGAATGGGCTTGGAAGACATGAAATTATAGTAGAAACAGAGGATCATAAAAGATGTATTTCAGATTTAACAAATATTGAAGTAGAAAAAATAATATGGGCATATAGAGATAGATATATAGATATATCACAAGAAAAAGAGATAAAGCATATATTGATTTTTAAAAATTACGGAGAAAGAGCGGGTGCCTCATTAGAGCATTCTCATTCACAACTTATAGCTACACCAGTTGTTCCAAAGAGAGTAGAAACAGAAATTAAAGGAGCAAAAGACTATTATAAATTTAGAGATAGATGTGTATATTGTGATATTTTAAGTCAAGAACAATTAGATAAAGAGCGTATTATTGAAGAAAATGAAGAGTTTGTTGCTTTTAATTTTTTTGCAGGGAAAGTACCATATGAAACATGGATAGTTCCTAAAAAGCATAGTGCCTTTTTTAGTACAATAACAAAAAAACAGATTGGATCATTAGCGAAAATCTTAAAAAATGTAATAACTAGGATAAAAAGAGCATTAGGAGATGTAGATTATAATATGGTAGTACATACTTCTCCAATAAATATTCATGAAAATACAGAGGATGTTTTTCATTGGCATTTAGAAATTATGCCAAAACTTACAAGAATTGCAGGATTTGAATGGGGGACAGGATTTTATATTAATCCAGTACTTCCAGAAGATGCGGCTAAAACTTTAAGAGAGATAAAGCTTGATGAATAA
- a CDS encoding L-threonylcarbamoyladenylate synthase: MLKVVKEISSAKLEKISKKIKKGEIVCFPTDTVYGIGAFIENENSLKMLYDIKNRPYNSPIIVLLSNKDMLYKYTDNISEKTKKLINKFWPGALSIIVNKNKNIPDIISSKEKTIGFRIPLNKIAIDLIEFVGGGLATTSANKSGEISPVLAEQVFESFKNDNRVKYLIDGGATKERVESTVIDMTKEKPLIIREGIISKKEIEEVIGKVEVIKEERKTKKININIKFFNKKEDIKFNQENAYITMRKYEEFKHNKNYFYFSENGDEKDILKNLFLILDKVIKLKYNIIYVEKTNCENNSYELIYKKINKYID; the protein is encoded by the coding sequence ATGTTAAAAGTAGTAAAAGAAATATCTAGTGCTAAATTAGAAAAAATTTCAAAAAAAATAAAAAAAGGTGAAATAGTATGTTTTCCAACAGATACTGTATATGGGATAGGTGCTTTTATTGAAAATGAAAATAGTTTAAAAATGCTATATGATATAAAAAATAGACCTTATAATTCACCAATCATAGTACTTTTATCAAATAAAGATATGCTTTATAAATATACAGACAATATATCAGAAAAAACAAAAAAATTAATTAATAAATTTTGGCCGGGAGCACTTAGTATTATTGTAAATAAAAATAAAAATATTCCAGATATAATTTCTTCTAAAGAAAAAACAATTGGTTTTAGAATTCCTTTAAATAAAATAGCTATAGATTTAATTGAATTTGTAGGTGGAGGCTTAGCTACAACAAGTGCTAATAAAAGTGGTGAGATAAGTCCAGTATTAGCAGAACAGGTATTTGAAAGTTTTAAAAATGATAATAGAGTAAAATATTTAATTGATGGAGGAGCTACAAAAGAAAGAGTAGAATCTACAGTAATAGATATGACAAAAGAAAAACCATTAATTATAAGAGAAGGTATAATTAGTAAAAAAGAAATTGAAGAAGTAATAGGAAAAGTAGAAGTTATAAAAGAAGAGAGAAAAACAAAAAAAATAAATATAAATATAAAATTTTTTAATAAAAAAGAAGATATAAAATTTAATCAAGAGAATGCATATATTACAATGAGAAAATATGAAGAATTTAAACATAATAAAAATTATTTTTATTTTTCTGAAAATGGAGACGAAAAAGATATTTTAAAAAATTTATTTTTAATACTTGATAAAGTTATTAAATTAAAATATAATATTATTTATGTAGAAAAAACAAATTGTGAAAACAATTCATATGAATTGATTTATAAAAAAATAAATAAATATATTGATTAA